A single genomic interval of Cupriavidus necator harbors:
- a CDS encoding porin has product MKKTKLALAVWGALAGFNAAAQTSSVTLYGVIDVPIEYVNRVATAQPTVVNGQPVFANTGGSRVSMLPLGGRAPSRWGLRGVEDLGGGNSAIFVLESGFTADSGAMTSGRLFGRQSYVGLQSKTYGKLMFGRQYTSLFEGLSNFTPTRYASTYDPVAWQLGINYREDNTIKYLGTFGPVTVAAHYSFGVGVPLIGATPLAGGGAGETPGAFRDNNGYGAAVTYLNGTFGATLAYDEWHPAVTSGQQGVARKLGTAVSYAAGPFKAMLGYRWAKTDFANGNTLARDDYYWAGINYDITRALELTLAYYYADFKSLRLGPTAPSLAPANPWQTTLILDYRLSKRTDVYLATAYARNAGLNFDSTQTAFLFNYPSMAGQKGMFGVSTGIRHTF; this is encoded by the coding sequence ATGAAGAAAACAAAATTGGCCCTGGCGGTATGGGGAGCGCTTGCCGGGTTCAATGCTGCCGCGCAAACGAGCAGCGTGACGCTGTACGGTGTGATCGACGTGCCGATCGAGTATGTAAACCGGGTCGCCACGGCGCAGCCGACCGTGGTGAACGGGCAGCCGGTGTTCGCTAACACCGGCGGCTCGCGCGTGTCGATGCTGCCGCTGGGCGGCAGGGCGCCGTCGCGCTGGGGACTGCGCGGCGTGGAGGACCTGGGGGGCGGAAACAGCGCCATCTTCGTGCTGGAAAGCGGCTTCACGGCTGATTCGGGCGCCATGACATCGGGCAGGCTGTTCGGCCGCCAGTCCTATGTCGGCCTGCAGAGCAAGACCTACGGCAAGCTGATGTTCGGCCGCCAGTACACCTCTCTTTTCGAGGGGCTGTCGAACTTCACGCCCACGCGGTATGCGTCGACGTATGACCCCGTCGCCTGGCAGCTCGGCATCAACTATCGCGAGGACAACACGATCAAATACCTGGGCACGTTCGGCCCGGTAACGGTGGCGGCGCACTACTCGTTTGGCGTTGGCGTGCCGCTGATTGGCGCCACGCCGCTCGCAGGCGGCGGTGCCGGCGAGACGCCGGGGGCGTTCCGCGACAACAACGGCTATGGCGCGGCGGTGACATACCTGAACGGCACCTTCGGCGCGACGCTGGCGTATGACGAATGGCATCCCGCGGTCACGTCGGGCCAGCAAGGCGTCGCCCGCAAGCTTGGCACCGCCGTCAGCTATGCCGCTGGCCCGTTCAAGGCCATGCTGGGCTATCGCTGGGCTAAGACCGACTTCGCCAATGGCAACACGCTGGCGCGCGACGACTATTACTGGGCTGGCATCAATTATGACATTACCCGGGCACTCGAGCTGACGCTAGCCTACTACTACGCCGACTTCAAATCCCTGCGCCTGGGGCCGACCGCGCCGAGCCTTGCTCCCGCGAACCCGTGGCAGACGACGCTTATTCTCGACTACCGCCTCTCGAAGCGTACCGACGTCTACTTGGCCACGGCCTACGCACGCAACGCGGGCCTGAACTTCGACTCCACACAGACCGCGTTCCTGTTCAACTATCCGTCGATGGCCGGACAGAAGGGCATGTTCGGCGTTTCCACCGGCATTCGTCACACCTTCTGA